In Tolypothrix sp. NIES-4075, the following proteins share a genomic window:
- a CDS encoding tetratricopeptide repeat protein codes for MVVWRDLGATSLLALLIVGCSDGRNSAGEMSKQVVQKTNVSPLLAEAYETQKVEDYFQQGNNFLELHRYTEAIASYDKALKIKPDKYEAWINQGNALTALQRYKDAIATYDKAIAIKKDLHEAWYNRGNALTSLHLYVDAVVAYKKAIKIKPDKYEAWINEGIALTKLARYTEAIAAYDKAIVIQPKKHEAYYNKACSYALQNNIELTTENLQKAIKLYPHKYQQLAKSDPDFQKVRRDKRFQELLQ; via the coding sequence ATGGTTGTTTGGCGCGACCTAGGGGCAACAAGCTTGCTCGCTTTATTGATCGTCGGCTGTAGTGATGGGAGAAACTCAGCAGGAGAAATGAGCAAGCAAGTAGTACAAAAAACCAATGTATCCCCGCTTTTGGCAGAAGCTTATGAGACACAAAAGGTAGAAGATTATTTTCAACAAGGAAATAATTTTTTAGAATTGCACCGCTACACTGAAGCGATCGCATCCTACGACAAAGCGCTCAAAATTAAGCCAGACAAGTATGAAGCTTGGATTAATCAAGGTAATGCTTTAACAGCACTGCAACGTTACAAAGACGCGATCGCTACCTACGACAAAGCGATCGCCATAAAAAAAGACTTGCATGAAGCTTGGTATAACCGAGGTAATGCCTTAACATCACTGCACCTTTACGTTGATGCCGTAGTAGCATATAAAAAAGCGATCAAAATCAAACCAGACAAGTATGAGGCTTGGATTAACGAAGGAATTGCCTTGACAAAATTGGCACGTTACACTGAAGCGATCGCCGCATACGACAAAGCGATCGTCATTCAGCCGAAAAAGCATGAAGCTTATTACAATAAAGCTTGCTCTTATGCTTTACAAAATAATATTGAATTAACAACAGAGAACCTGCAAAAAGCAATCAAACTTTATCCTCATAAATATCAACAATTAGCAAAAAGCGATCCAGATTTTCAGAAAGTGCGTCGCGACAAACGCTTTCAGGAATTACTGCAATAA
- a CDS encoding COP23 domain-containing protein — MSKERHIFDKVNLTIGIIGAVVGIAGLVLAYGVATGWTPGIFGFGSKDRFSCTLQPDTQNGGEVWTVMYRNDKGIKPWLKMVNSFGDGWNTQKRCDTIAQRLEGFRQDGLIGLSYRSDPKTPNQSVICANTKLDRNNCNLLVTLKSGAEGYDSLRRMLEALRNGTTVEQGSNGSTVPTLARGSTFVNIEDQLASDDLKAASNASK, encoded by the coding sequence ATGTCTAAAGAAAGACATATATTTGATAAAGTTAATTTGACTATAGGCATTATTGGTGCGGTAGTGGGTATTGCTGGCTTAGTTTTGGCATACGGTGTCGCTACTGGCTGGACTCCAGGTATATTTGGCTTCGGTTCAAAAGACCGTTTTTCTTGCACGTTGCAACCCGATACCCAAAACGGCGGTGAAGTGTGGACGGTGATGTATCGTAATGATAAAGGCATAAAGCCTTGGCTGAAGATGGTCAACAGCTTTGGTGATGGGTGGAATACTCAGAAACGTTGCGATACCATCGCCCAACGCTTGGAAGGTTTTCGCCAAGATGGTTTAATTGGCTTAAGTTATCGCTCTGACCCCAAAACACCGAATCAATCTGTGATTTGTGCCAACACCAAGCTTGACCGCAATAATTGCAATCTGCTAGTGACGCTTAAATCAGGTGCTGAGGGCTATGACTCTCTGCGACGTATGCTTGAGGCTCTGAGAAATGGTACTACTGTTGAACAAGGCTCAAATGGTTCCACTGTCCCTACTCTTGCTCGTGGTTCGACATTTGTCAACATTGAAGACCAGTTAGCATCTGACGATCTAAAAGCAGCATCAAATGCTAGTAAATAA
- a CDS encoding DUF2281 domain-containing protein, which yields MSIEQIIVEKLRTLPPQKQQEALDFVEFLQGKTSEKEFSEQEQKAGISALTIAEKWAGCLEGEPFDHSCNYAPG from the coding sequence ATGAGTATTGAACAGATAATTGTCGAAAAGTTAAGAACTTTGCCCCCACAAAAGCAACAAGAAGCGCTTGACTTTGTGGAGTTTTTGCAGGGTAAAACTAGCGAAAAAGAGTTTTCTGAACAAGAACAAAAAGCAGGGATATCAGCCTTGACTATCGCCGAAAAATGGGCTGGTTGTTTAGAAGGAGAACCATTCGATCATTCCTGTAATTATGCCCCAGGATAA
- a CDS encoding tetratricopeptide repeat protein: MISYRYLVAFGFIALSLSGCNNSKTAKDIGKQAGKSLVLINYADKSGHGTGFLVQGENTQVCTILTVRHVVPPSTELQLQTPDKKIWKAENIKRFPKQDLAVITFKADAASCPYKTLSLGNSDKVDVTDTVYIAGFPTSSTRQFTVGSVSLIDNQTEGYAISYTAITAAGMSGAPVMNTVGEVVAVHGRTDVELATQAEIKGEEPPPQQQSKTDANSTNGDAVGTFKWGIPINIYMANVAQVTKEAEEANQKAQDFYNEGNDFYTVQNYSNAIASFDKAIALKPDYADAWISRGNALGSLTRYEEAIKSYDKAIALKPDDAGAWYNRGNALNDLKRFEEAIKSFDKAIALKPDYSYAWNNRGIALDDLTRYEEAIKSYDKAIALKPDNAEAWNNRGIALDDLTRYEEAIKFYDKAIALKPDYGDAWYNRGNALYNLTRYEEAIKSYDKAIALKPDYANAWISRGNALGSLTRYEEAIKFYDKAIALKPDDAGAWYNRGNALNDLKRSEEAIKSFDKAIALKPDYSYAWNNRGNALNNLTRYEEAIKSYDKAIEFDSNNQRAINNRKQLLTKLGRSK; encoded by the coding sequence ATGATTTCTTATCGTTACTTAGTTGCTTTTGGTTTTATTGCTTTATCTCTAAGTGGCTGTAATAACTCCAAAACAGCCAAAGACATTGGTAAGCAAGCTGGGAAAAGCTTAGTTTTAATCAACTACGCAGATAAATCGGGGCATGGTACAGGATTTTTGGTACAGGGGGAAAACACGCAAGTGTGTACCATACTCACTGTGCGTCATGTTGTGCCACCCAGTACCGAATTGCAGCTGCAAACTCCTGACAAAAAAATCTGGAAAGCCGAAAATATCAAACGCTTCCCCAAACAGGATTTAGCAGTTATCACCTTCAAAGCAGATGCTGCAAGCTGCCCTTATAAAACCCTCAGTTTGGGCAACTCTGACAAAGTAGATGTAACAGACACAGTATACATCGCTGGTTTTCCTACTAGTTCAACAAGGCAGTTTACTGTTGGCAGTGTGTCATTAATCGACAACCAAACTGAAGGCTATGCTATTTCCTACACGGCGATAACCGCAGCGGGGATGAGTGGCGCACCTGTGATGAATACAGTCGGGGAAGTAGTTGCAGTGCATGGACGCACCGATGTAGAATTGGCTACGCAAGCGGAAATCAAAGGCGAAGAACCGCCGCCACAGCAGCAGTCTAAAACAGATGCTAACTCAACGAATGGGGATGCGGTTGGCACTTTTAAATGGGGCATTCCGATAAATATTTATATGGCAAATGTCGCCCAAGTTACCAAGGAGGCGGAGGAAGCTAACCAAAAGGCACAAGATTTCTATAATGAAGGCAATGACTTTTATACTGTGCAAAACTACTCGAATGCGATCGCATCTTTTGATAAAGCGATCGCTCTCAAACCTGATTATGCAGATGCTTGGATTAGCAGAGGCAATGCGTTAGGTAGCTTAACAAGGTATGAGGAAGCAATTAAATCTTATGACAAAGCGATCGCTCTCAAACCTGATGATGCTGGTGCTTGGTATAACCGAGGCAATGCGTTAAATGACTTAAAAAGGTTTGAAGAAGCAATTAAATCTTTTGACAAAGCGATCGCTCTCAAACCTGATTATTCTTACGCTTGGAATAACCGAGGCATTGCGTTAGATGACTTAACAAGGTATGAGGAAGCAATTAAATCCTATGACAAAGCGATCGCTCTCAAACCTGATAATGCAGAAGCTTGGAATAACCGAGGCATTGCGTTAGATGACTTAACAAGGTATGAGGAAGCAATTAAATTTTATGACAAAGCGATCGCTCTCAAACCTGATTATGGTGATGCTTGGTATAACCGAGGCAATGCGTTATATAACTTAACAAGGTATGAGGAAGCAATTAAATCTTATGACAAAGCGATCGCTCTCAAACCTGATTATGCTAATGCTTGGATTAGCAGAGGCAATGCGTTAGGTAGCTTAACAAGGTATGAGGAAGCAATTAAATTTTATGACAAAGCGATCGCTCTCAAACCTGATGATGCTGGTGCTTGGTATAACCGAGGCAATGCGTTAAATGACTTAAAAAGGTCTGAAGAAGCAATTAAATCTTTTGACAAAGCGATCGCTCTCAAACCTGATTATTCTTACGCTTGGAATAACCGAGGCAATGCGTTAAATAACTTAACAAGGTATGAGGAAGCAATTAAATCTTATGACAAAGCAATTGAGTTTGACTCTAACAACCAAAGAGCAATCAATAACCGTAAACAGTTACTGACTAAACTAGGGCGCTCAAAATAG
- a CDS encoding pentapeptide repeat-containing protein produces MTIESNSNSSHLPTPDSIPEHDLQPDDFDGGKSENCLTPEKLATQQALELGASLQSQQNITALKQARSFLKQRITKTVPVKPRALLIILVAIAITFIGVAINNWIIGICGTLLTLVLSLAILIPWLQVVVNDWFSFQERTLLVAFLGVLVSIFGLIKFGGIGSRLLAWGRQINWEAFGTLADWFGALGQILIAIIAVYVAWRQYVISKDLTIQQNLLTVQQNVITQQQTIDSYFQGVSDLVLDEEGLLEDWPQERAIAEGRTAAIFSSVDGSGKAKILRFLSRSKLLTPLKRDRHLGRAILDGSGGYAEDRVSGLRVIDLGVMLAGADLSGTDLRWTDLSEANLVRANLSECDLVKANMSRTILYDANLNQADLNSTRLFYGSAETASPRSRREAPKYETGEHTGAVVENADFTDVQRMSEANRSYCCAWCGEKSRSTIPGGCEGIPNKLGR; encoded by the coding sequence ATGACGATTGAATCCAACTCCAACTCATCCCATCTACCAACCCCAGATTCCATTCCGGAACACGACTTGCAACCAGATGACTTTGACGGTGGCAAGAGCGAAAATTGCCTTACCCCAGAAAAGCTAGCGACTCAACAAGCCTTAGAACTAGGTGCTTCTTTGCAATCTCAGCAAAATATAACTGCCCTCAAACAAGCGCGTTCTTTTCTCAAGCAACGCATTACGAAAACTGTACCAGTTAAGCCACGGGCATTACTGATTATTTTGGTAGCGATCGCCATCACTTTCATCGGAGTTGCCATAAATAACTGGATAATTGGCATCTGCGGCACACTATTAACTTTAGTGTTATCCCTGGCAATACTCATACCTTGGTTGCAAGTTGTCGTCAACGATTGGTTTTCATTTCAAGAACGAACGCTGCTTGTTGCCTTTTTGGGAGTTTTAGTATCAATTTTTGGCTTAATTAAGTTTGGTGGTATCGGTTCGCGCTTGCTAGCTTGGGGACGCCAAATTAACTGGGAAGCTTTCGGAACATTAGCAGACTGGTTTGGTGCATTGGGGCAAATTCTCATCGCCATCATCGCTGTTTATGTTGCTTGGCGACAATACGTTATATCCAAAGACTTGACAATTCAGCAAAACCTGCTCACAGTACAGCAAAACGTCATCACCCAGCAGCAGACAATAGATTCGTATTTTCAAGGCGTTTCCGACTTAGTATTAGATGAAGAAGGACTATTAGAAGATTGGCCCCAAGAAAGAGCGATCGCAGAAGGACGAACTGCGGCAATATTTAGTAGTGTAGATGGCAGTGGCAAAGCAAAAATTCTCCGCTTTCTCTCGCGCTCGAAATTGCTCACACCTCTAAAACGCGATCGCCACCTCGGTAGAGCAATTCTTGACGGTAGCGGTGGTTACGCTGAAGATCGCGTTTCCGGTTTGCGTGTCATTGATTTAGGCGTCATGCTTGCAGGTGCAGACCTTTCCGGTACAGATTTACGTTGGACAGACTTGAGCGAAGCTAATCTTGTCCGCGCTAATCTCAGCGAATGCGACTTAGTAAAGGCAAATATGAGCCGCACTATTTTATATGATGCCAATCTCAATCAAGCCGACCTAAACAGCACTCGCTTGTTTTATGGTTCGGCAGAAACCGCATCCCCGCGCAGTCGCAGGGAAGCCCCAAAATACGAAACTGGCGAACATACCGGCGCTGTTGTCGAAAATGCCGATTTTACCGATGTCCAGCGGATGTCTGAAGCTAATCGTTCCTACTGCTGCGCTTGGTGTGGTGAAAAAAGCAGAAGTACTATTCCCGGTGGTTGTGAAGGCATTCCTAATAAGTTGGGAAGATAA
- a CDS encoding U32 family peptidase, translating into MKAELTPTTLQLPELLAPAGNWECAKAAVENGADAIYFGLERFNARMRAENFTEADLPELMQFLHRRGVKGYVTLNTLIFPQELQEAQQYIRSIITAGVDAVIVQDVGICRLIRHISPDFPIHASTQMTITSAAGVEFAEALGCNLVVLARECSLKEIDKIHKHSSLPLEVFVHGALCVAYSGQCLTSEALGGRSANRGECAQACRMPYELIADGEVVDLGDRKYLLSPQDLAGLEVLPDLVKSGVSCLKIEGRLKAPEYVANVTHVYRQALDRVMELPDKGTRGQGDKEARRQKDKKNNSSFPPSSSPERYNLEMAFSRGIYTGWFRGINNQELVHARFGKKRGVYLGEVTRIRNEQVIIKLEAPVKPGDGVVFDCGHPEAKEEGGRIYAVEQKGKEAILTFGRRDLNLHRLHVGDKVWKTSDPELDKQLRQSFAGENPQFQRPISVEVYGEVGDKLIAIANGELGHVVQVESTISLVEAHTKPLTKERLHEQFARLGNTPFYLAELTNHLKDGIMLPVSELNRMRREIVTQLEEMRSLPKRWQLHSHASLQDLLPSTSPHPHTPAPSLIVLVRSLKQLQAALDAGIKTLYCEFEDPRAYREAVEMVRQGREGRQGDNSFSSTSPTPPTPQIWLALPRITKPGENWILEQVRACKADGYLVRNYDHLQFFAQERCIGDFSFNVANALTADYFKHRFGLERVTASYDLNISQLQDLLNSCPPQWFEVTIHQHMPMFHMEHCVFCAFLSQGTDYTNCGRPCEKHEVKIKDRVGCEHILQADVGCRNTVFNGTAQTGAEYVQRLMELGLQHFRIEFVNETPEEVTQTIHRYQQLLQGEITGSQLWRKLKLQNQLGVTRWERG; encoded by the coding sequence ATGAAAGCCGAACTCACCCCAACTACTCTTCAACTTCCTGAACTCCTAGCACCGGCAGGTAATTGGGAATGCGCTAAAGCTGCTGTAGAAAACGGTGCTGATGCGATTTACTTCGGTTTGGAGCGGTTTAATGCCAGAATGCGGGCAGAAAACTTTACTGAGGCAGATTTGCCGGAATTAATGCAATTTTTGCACCGTCGTGGTGTCAAAGGCTATGTGACTCTAAATACGCTAATCTTTCCCCAAGAACTTCAAGAAGCACAGCAATATATCCGCTCCATTATTACAGCGGGTGTAGATGCAGTTATTGTTCAAGATGTGGGCATTTGCCGTTTAATTCGGCATATTTCCCCAGATTTTCCCATTCATGCTTCAACTCAGATGACTATCACCAGTGCCGCTGGTGTGGAATTTGCAGAGGCATTGGGGTGTAATTTAGTTGTGCTTGCCCGTGAGTGTTCCCTGAAAGAAATTGATAAAATCCACAAGCATTCCTCGCTACCTTTAGAAGTCTTTGTTCATGGTGCTTTGTGTGTCGCTTATTCTGGGCAATGTTTGACGAGTGAAGCTTTAGGAGGACGTTCGGCAAATAGGGGTGAATGTGCCCAAGCTTGCCGAATGCCCTACGAGTTAATAGCAGATGGAGAAGTTGTAGATTTAGGCGATCGCAAATATTTACTCAGTCCTCAAGACTTGGCTGGATTAGAGGTTCTGCCAGATTTAGTGAAGTCAGGTGTGAGTTGTCTGAAAATTGAAGGACGTTTAAAAGCGCCAGAGTATGTTGCCAATGTAACCCATGTTTATCGTCAAGCATTGGATCGGGTGATGGAATTGCCAGACAAGGGGACAAGGGGACAAGGGGACAAGGAGGCAAGGAGACAAAAAGACAAAAAGAATAATTCTTCTTTCCCCCCCTCCTCTTCCCCGGAACGCTACAACTTAGAGATGGCGTTTTCTCGCGGTATTTATACAGGCTGGTTCCGTGGAATCAACAATCAAGAATTAGTTCACGCCCGGTTTGGGAAAAAGCGCGGAGTCTATTTGGGCGAAGTTACTCGCATTCGCAACGAACAGGTAATTATAAAACTGGAAGCGCCTGTTAAACCAGGTGATGGTGTTGTTTTTGACTGTGGACATCCAGAGGCAAAAGAAGAAGGCGGGCGGATATATGCAGTGGAACAGAAGGGTAAAGAAGCTATACTCACGTTTGGGCGGCGTGACTTGAATCTGCATCGGCTGCATGTGGGTGATAAAGTATGGAAAACTAGCGACCCAGAATTAGATAAGCAATTACGGCAAAGTTTTGCTGGGGAAAATCCGCAATTTCAACGTCCCATTTCTGTAGAGGTTTATGGAGAAGTGGGAGACAAGTTGATTGCGATCGCCAATGGCGAACTCGGTCATGTCGTTCAAGTCGAATCTACAATCTCACTAGTTGAAGCACACACCAAACCGTTAACAAAAGAACGTTTACACGAACAATTTGCTAGGCTTGGCAATACTCCTTTTTATTTGGCAGAGTTGACAAATCACCTAAAAGATGGGATAATGCTGCCCGTAAGCGAGTTGAATCGGATGCGACGGGAAATTGTGACGCAATTAGAAGAAATGCGATCGCTACCTAAACGCTGGCAACTGCATTCTCATGCTTCTTTACAAGACTTACTCCCCTCTACATCCCCACACCCGCATACACCTGCACCTAGCCTCATCGTATTAGTGCGATCGCTCAAGCAATTGCAAGCTGCACTAGATGCCGGCATTAAAACACTTTACTGTGAATTTGAAGACCCGCGTGCGTATCGCGAAGCGGTGGAAATGGTACGTCAAGGGAGAGAGGGGAGACAAGGGGACAATTCTTTTTCCTCAACTTCCCCCACTCCCCCCACTCCCCAAATTTGGCTTGCGCTACCGCGAATTACGAAACCTGGGGAAAACTGGATTTTGGAGCAAGTACGCGCTTGCAAGGCTGATGGTTATCTGGTGCGGAATTATGACCATTTACAATTCTTCGCCCAAGAACGCTGTATAGGAGATTTCTCTTTTAACGTTGCGAATGCTTTAACGGCAGATTACTTTAAACATCGCTTTGGTTTAGAAAGGGTGACGGCATCGTATGATTTAAACATTAGCCAATTACAAGACTTGCTTAATAGTTGTCCTCCGCAATGGTTTGAGGTAACAATTCATCAGCATATGCCGATGTTTCATATGGAGCATTGTGTCTTTTGTGCGTTTCTATCTCAAGGGACAGACTACACCAATTGCGGCAGACCATGTGAAAAGCATGAGGTGAAAATTAAAGATAGGGTAGGGTGTGAACACATTCTGCAAGCGGATGTAGGCTGTCGCAATACAGTATTTAACGGCACGGCTCAAACGGGAGCCGAATACGTACAGCGGCTAATGGAGCTTGGTTTACAGCACTTCCGCATTGAGTTTGTGAATGAGACACCCGAAGAAGTAACGCAAACGATACATCGCTATCAACAATTGCTGCAAGGGGAGATTACAGGTTCTCAACTTTGGCGAAAATTAAAGTTACAAAATCAGCTTGGTGTTACTCGGTGGGAGCGTGGATAG
- a CDS encoding glutathione S-transferase family protein: MPVKKENMPIKLYDLAGAEDDCRFSPPCWQVKMALKHKGLNAEEIPWRFTEKEAIAFSGQGLVPVLVDNDKIVNDSWEIAHYLETTYADRPSLFNGKVGESGALFIKFWSAQVINPLIFAIILPDLFDNLHEKDKAYFRESREKLLGMTLEEFATPNDATVTALQTALSPVREVLERQPYLGGDQPYFGDYIAFAQFQWARTVSPIQLLAKDDPIYNWRDRLLDAFDSYARNASGYAV; encoded by the coding sequence ATGCCAGTCAAAAAGGAAAATATGCCGATTAAACTTTACGATTTAGCTGGAGCAGAGGACGATTGCCGCTTTAGTCCCCCTTGTTGGCAAGTCAAGATGGCTTTAAAACATAAAGGACTTAATGCCGAAGAAATTCCTTGGCGGTTTACAGAGAAAGAGGCAATCGCTTTTTCCGGGCAGGGACTGGTTCCTGTGTTGGTCGATAACGACAAGATTGTAAATGATAGTTGGGAAATTGCTCATTACTTGGAAACAACTTATGCCGATCGCCCAAGTTTATTTAACGGAAAGGTTGGCGAATCCGGGGCTTTATTCATCAAGTTTTGGTCTGCACAAGTTATTAATCCACTGATTTTCGCCATTATTCTCCCAGATTTATTTGACAATTTACATGAAAAGGACAAAGCGTACTTTCGCGAGAGTCGGGAGAAACTTTTGGGAATGACGCTGGAAGAATTTGCAACACCGAATGATGCAACCGTTACTGCTTTGCAAACAGCGTTATCTCCTGTAAGGGAAGTTCTCGAACGTCAGCCTTATTTAGGTGGCGATCAGCCCTATTTTGGTGACTATATTGCCTTTGCACAATTTCAATGGGCAAGAACAGTCAGTCCAATCCAGTTACTCGCCAAAGACGATCCAATTTATAATTGGCGCGATCGCTTGCTGGATGCTTTCGATAGTTATGCTCGCAATGCATCTGGTTACGCAGTGTGA
- the pgeF gene encoding peptidoglycan editing factor PgeF yields MHTWNWHTWEGMPYLTCSLLERLPHGFFTHQFWSRSPQELTKVLQPEALAYRLKQVHGNIVLTPQEIADKLSAGGNDVEGEGDSALVLGDGLMTEEPLQALWVASADCTPVLIADEKTLQVAALHAGWRGTASKIVPQAIARFIAQGSKIENLRIALGPAIAGEVYQVSEQVAAEIGASITPHNDEKTIIDAMYQLPNSPLLPDPNPGKVRLDVRRVNALQMEMLGISTEQIAIAPYCTFQTPDYFFSYRREKQKKVQWSGIVSI; encoded by the coding sequence ATGCACACTTGGAACTGGCACACTTGGGAAGGAATGCCTTACCTGACTTGCAGTCTACTAGAACGTTTACCTCACGGCTTTTTTACCCACCAGTTTTGGTCACGTTCTCCGCAAGAGTTAACTAAGGTCTTGCAACCAGAAGCATTAGCTTATCGCTTAAAACAGGTTCATGGCAACATTGTCCTTACACCGCAAGAAATTGCCGACAAGTTAAGTGCGGGTGGAAATGATGTTGAAGGAGAAGGTGATTCTGCCCTGGTATTGGGAGACGGTTTGATGACCGAAGAACCTCTACAAGCGTTGTGGGTAGCTAGCGCTGATTGTACACCGGTGCTGATTGCCGATGAAAAGACTCTTCAAGTGGCAGCACTACACGCAGGTTGGCGGGGTACGGCATCTAAAATTGTACCGCAAGCGATCGCCCGATTTATTGCCCAAGGCAGCAAAATCGAAAATTTGCGAATTGCCCTCGGACCTGCGATCGCTGGCGAAGTTTACCAAGTTTCAGAACAGGTAGCAGCAGAAATAGGCGCAAGCATTACACCACATAATGATGAAAAAACTATTATTGATGCGATGTATCAGCTACCAAATTCACCTTTATTACCCGATCCAAATCCTGGAAAAGTGCGGTTAGATGTGCGACGGGTAAATGCTTTACAGATGGAAATGTTGGGAATAAGTACCGAACAAATAGCGATCGCACCTTATTGTACCTTTCAAACCCCAGATTACTTCTTTTCTTATCGCCGCGAAAAACAGAAAAAAGTCCAATGGTCAGGAATCGTCAGCATTTGA
- a CDS encoding biotin--[acetyl-CoA-carboxylase] ligase codes for MKFDRQQLETALMRREHKYLPLSLHVFDTVASTNLTVWNLLEQGATPGCVVIATSQTAGRGQWGRQWSSFGGGLYLSVAIAPQLEASNSYQLTLALCWGIAKQLRKCGVNVGIKWPNDLVLSSRKLGGILTETKVHKGKITQAVVGVGINWSNSVPETGINLKFWQAKEGQGVIDSLEMLASEVLLGIEFGVECLCEKGVNILLSDYLNLLTNMGDKVDIKNHSGTVVGVTSTGELRIKMQTSDNNTVIIPEICLQPGTISLGYKGLGTGE; via the coding sequence GTGAAATTTGATCGGCAACAGTTAGAAACCGCTCTCATGAGGCGCGAGCATAAATATTTACCATTGTCTCTACATGTTTTTGACACCGTAGCCTCTACTAACCTTACTGTGTGGAACTTGCTAGAACAAGGTGCAACCCCTGGATGTGTAGTAATTGCGACTTCTCAAACAGCAGGACGCGGGCAATGGGGGCGTCAGTGGAGTTCTTTTGGTGGGGGATTGTATCTTTCAGTAGCTATAGCCCCGCAATTAGAAGCAAGCAACAGCTACCAATTAACTTTGGCGCTTTGTTGGGGAATTGCCAAACAATTGCGAAAATGTGGCGTGAATGTCGGAATTAAATGGCCCAATGATTTAGTCTTAAGTAGCCGTAAACTAGGCGGCATTTTGACTGAAACCAAAGTACACAAAGGAAAAATCACACAAGCAGTAGTTGGTGTGGGGATTAACTGGTCAAACTCTGTACCAGAAACCGGAATCAATCTCAAATTCTGGCAAGCTAAAGAGGGACAAGGTGTAATTGATTCTCTGGAAATGCTAGCTTCGGAGGTTTTGCTAGGAATAGAATTTGGCGTTGAGTGCCTTTGTGAAAAAGGAGTAAATATACTTCTGTCAGATTATCTCAATTTGCTTACGAATATGGGCGATAAAGTAGACATCAAAAATCATTCGGGGACTGTTGTAGGCGTAACTTCTACAGGAGAACTACGAATTAAAATGCAAACTTCTGATAATAACACAGTAATAATACCAGAAATTTGTCTTCAACCCGGTACAATCAGTTTGGGTTACAAGGGACTGGGGACTGGGGAATAG